Part of the Virgibacillus necropolis genome, TGAAATTATCAGCGTTCCACGAGCTCCATTCATTGTACAGACGGACGCGTTCATCTTCCCACACTTCTTTGAAATCATCTTCAGACTCAACGGTTGTAAATTCTCCACCCCCAGCTTCAGCTACTTCCAGCAATTGTTCCTGTCCATTGCTATCTACATCAAAACCAATAATATTCACGACTGCCTCGATGTTGGAATCATGAAGCTCTTTCGCGGCTTTAACCGGATCACCATCACACGTTCCCACACCATCACTCACTATGTAAATAATATTCTGGCTGGAACTGTCCGCATCTTTAAAGTCCTTTTTCGCTTCTGTAATGGATTTCGCTATTGGTGTCCAACCGGTTGGATCAAATTTGCCCAGAGCATCTCCAAATTTGCCTTTGTTATATGGCTGCAGTTCATACACTAATTCCGTACTGCTGCATGACAGTTCCTTATCACTGTCCGCATTGCTTCCTTTATGACCATATACCCGCAAACCAATATTTGACCCTTCTGGCATCGATGCAACAAAATCATTAATGGCCTCTTTTGCCTGCTTCATTTTCGTTTCACCGCCAACCTTTTGAGCCATACTGCCACTCGCATCAAGCAAAATCACAATGTTGGCTGTACCATTTACCTTCTGACCATTCTCAAGCTTCATACCACCTGGCGCATCAGAAATTGCTGTTTCGATTTTTGGATTGAATGATTCCGTAAATTTATAGTATTCCTCGTACTTACCGGACTCGCTCATCAAATTCAGTAAGTTCGCATAAACTTGGAAACTATTTTTATCCTGAAAGTTCTTTTCATCCAATGCACGGTGGATAACCGCTTCATTATACGAATTACCGGCATATTCCCCCTGATCGCGTTCAAT contains:
- a CDS encoding vWA domain-containing protein, which encodes MKKYFYLVLLSIFLCGVLVACSSGEEASSSKKKEASNEKSEQAEEKEAPKEESSEKDFEVATTIEEIIERDQGEYAGNSYNEAVIHRALDEKNFQDKNSFQVYANLLNLMSESGKYEEYYKFTESFNPKIETAISDAPGGMKLENGQKVNGTANIVILLDASGSMAQKVGGETKMKQAKEAINDFVASMPEGSNIGLRVYGHKGSNADSDKELSCSSTELVYELQPYNKGKFGDALGKFDPTGWTPIAKSITEAKKDFKDADSSSQNIIYIVSDGVGTCDGDPVKAAKELHDSNIEAVVNIIGFDVDSNGQEQLLEVAEAGGGEFTTVESEDDFKEVWEDERVRLYNEWSSWNADNFNDVSSVQSDKMNELYGERSDFMNLTYDEESNLKEAVYYLEGNEQIGDEVSEEVISMIEQRQEILASFEETFNSLLETVEEEGDKLKESIEEKGDEMKEKYDD